The window TCAACATTTCCCACATGTTTCTTTGTTCTCTATTTTGTTATATTATTTACTCTTGGTCATATATCTGGTTAATATATGTGCTGGCcgacatatgcatatatatgaaGGAGAATTCTTAGCCTTAGGAAATGACCTTTTACGGATACTCAATCATCTTTTTGTGCCTTTGATCCCCAAGATAACACAACATTCATATTTTAGCTTCTATAGTCTGGAGCTTAGCCTTATGTTATCCAAATTGTAAAAAAAAACCCAgccaaagataataaaaagactTCCAAATGATGTTCTGTAGTCGAGAGAAATGTGGCACTTTTAACGTGGAACTTCTTTATTTACTTGAGAAAACATGAACTTATTTTACTTGACGAAAGAAACCGCCGCTGATCGCACTTCACACAAGTCACACTCACTCCTAGTCCATGGGAACTTCTTTCTGCTCCAGCCAGCTAATACCTCTCCTTACCCTCTTGCAATATTTTCTAATTCTCTCTAagtaaagaaaagttaaaattcggGGTTACCATAACATTTAAAGGAATTAGGATGGTTTTGCTAATAACACTAAAACGGCCACAGTGGAAGAATTGAAGACCAAGTGTGCTACTTTCAGAAATTGCTAAAAGCCCAGTTTTCCAGTGCCAGAGGAAGTAAAAGCACAAAATATTTGTCGATGTTGTATGTTTTTAATAGTTCTGAACTGGAAACTTCCTTAGATTGCTTATGTGCGAGTTGGtagttttttttcatttcataaaGACATGGATGAGGTTTTATTGTAGACAATATACAAGAAGCTCTCTATATTAGGAGTTTAGTCTTCAGCAAGTTTTGACATACTAAACTTACCTTATGAAATAATGACAGTCATTGAACAACGAAAATTACTAAAACCAAGATTCGTAATTATGACAGAGTTGGAAAGAGTATCCTATACTATTGATGGTGATCTAGAACATTCTAATATATGACTAAATAAATTCGAGTTACGACATATCTAATACATGATGCTATTGTTGACAGGTCATGGACATGGAGCATGAGCTTCAAGCATTGCGAGTGCAGCTTGCTGAGAAAGCCAAGTATTCAGTACAGCTTCAGAAAGAGGTATCTGCAGAACCTAGTTCAAAAGTATATGCATGTATCTTTAGATGCTATGTGGTTCATATATGGGTACTTTTGAGTATGGTGAATAGCGTTGCTGACGGAAGCACTTGTgtatattaaagaaaataaataaatttgttgGCTCTAGGAACTATTCTCAGTTCCACAGACAAGGGCAGTCTTAGTTTTCAGCAGTTTGACTGAAATGAAAGTACTACGTCTTTAAGAAACACTGGAAGTCACAAGACATTGATGAGAATACAGTCGATGAAAATAAGTCAAAACAATGTtacttcaatttctttttcttattgtCTCTTATAAAATTTTCTCTAACAGGGTTTGGTAAGAGTTCAAGTTATGCTAGGCAAAGTTGTAATATCAGAGTAAAATAGTTCTGATATACCATCTTGTTTGTCAGCTGGCAAGGAAGATGGGAGAGGAAACTGTATCACAGTTATATGAATTAGATGGCACAGAAGCCCTGGGCTCGTTTTTGCAAATACAGCCCTGTTCTCTGGCTTCTCCAGAACTTTCAGAATGTTCAATTCAGTGGTTTCGCTTGGCTTGTGAAGGCGGAAAAAAAGAACCTATTTCAGGTAGCTGAGAGTTAGTTTACATTGCCCTGTTTGTCTATGCTGCTTAATCAATGTTCTCTAGATACTTCATGCATTAAGATAAAGGGAATTTTTGTCATGGGTTTTTCTTTGGATGATCTTTTACACAGCTTTTCAAATAGCCATTTTCAGTTCTTCACACTAGAGAGCTTGTACATGTTGAAATTTTCCTACCGTCTTCAGTTCTTCACACTAGAGAGCTTGTACATGTTGAAATATTCCTACTGGCTTTATTATGGTTTTCTTCTTATATTCATGTTTAGCTAAAATTAAACCGCTCATGGCTCTTCTCTCTGGCTTAAAGGTTCTCTATTAATATGTTCCTCATATTTCTTGATGAAGTATCTTCCTCATTTTTTAAAGTGACACGTGCTCTTGCATTGCAATTTAACGTGTAGTATTAACTTTTGTCCATTTCTGACGTGTTCAACTATCTGAGTTCAGGGGCCACCAAACTGGTTTATGCTCCAGAACCATTTGACGTTGGACGAGTTTTGCAAGCCGAGATAACATATGGAGACCAGATAACATCAGTGACAACTGCTAGTGCTATTGATCCAGGTTTGTCTCGATATGTAGTGCTTTCTGTGTGCTGTTCAATTCTAGTAGCTGTTGGCCTGAATTAGATATTTGCTTAGCTTAAATTACTTCTATATTTCCATACCTTTATAATGATTGACACGGCTTTCCTTTAACAGCTGCAGGCTTAGGGAACTATGTTGAAGCTCTGGTGCGGAGGCATGACATTGAATTCAATGTATGTGTCCTTCAATTTAATTTTGCACTTTTATTAGGAATAAATGAAACTTGAGTTCTTTATTCATTAATTTACCGCCTACTTTTATGTATCTTCTAATTGTTTCCGCGTGGCTGCATTGTCTTTACCAAGACGTCTCAGCGTGTTCTCTCTATTCACCAATTTAAATCATCCTTCTGCCCTGTAGTTGTGCACTCCCTACAGACACATCACGTTTGCACACGttaacataattaaataaataaaaatgccAAATCTTTAATAGATTAACGTCTAGATGAGGCGATTACACATTCAAATACTTGTATCAATGTTAGTCTGTTCTCATGCTTGTATGTCCACATTATAATTCCATGCATGAACACCAAAACTAAGTTACATGTGCGTGAGTATGTTGAGTTATATAGTTGGGGGTGAAGACTGCTAAAGGGATTTTTAGGCCTTGGGCTATTCCACCAATTGCCTTCTTTCATTGTCTCCTCTTGTTTCGCTCAtttcaacatggtatcaaagtAGACAAATGTCATATGCTTAAGGTTCACCACCACCCAATAACAAAATGTATTTGCATACGAATGGGGTGTATTTGGccatattaaataaataaaagtggttATCCTTTAATAGTTTAAGTTTCTAAATAAGGCGATAACATAATTCATCAACACTTTTTCCAATTTCTGAAAGAACATAAACCTGAGAATGTGAATAAGAATAAGAAGGATTCCATCTTGGTCTATTGACATTGTAGTTGCATTTGTCTTTTTCCAACTCCTTTAACGCATATCTTCATTGGTGATGTCTTCTAGGTAGTTGTCGTCCAGATGAACGGAACAGATCATACATCAGAGAGTATCCATGTACTACACATTGGAAGGATGAGAATGAAACTTCGTAAAGGGAAGACAAGTGTAGCAAAAGAATACTATTCCGCTTCAATGCAGGTATTTAGGAGCCTACTCCCTAGCCATTTCGTTCATTAGGTATTGATCGAACTGAGTGACCACTTATTGCTGATCAGAATTTTGAAATACTTAAAAGAGTTTTTTCAAGTTGGGGATAAAGAAGATGAACCAAGTATTTTGAAGCTTTTTTGAGCTCTTGGAAATGTGGCGAAAACATGTATTTTATTATGTAAATTAGAGATAGTGTTGTGAGAGCTTATAGAATAACGGAAAGAACAATAGTATCTTGTTGTATAACTAGCAAAAGGATAGGACTGCCCACAAACTTGTCCATAAACAATAGGCGATTTATACGCGAGCATTTAAACAATTGCCAACTCTCTTTCCCTAACTCATTTGTAACATTGCCCTTTTACCACAGTTATGTGGAGTCAGAGGTGGTGGAAATGCTGCAGCTCAGGCAGCATTTTGGCAAGTAAAGACAGGACTTTCTTTTGTATTAGCGTTTGAAACGGAGAGAGAAAGAAATGCAGCTATTATGCTGGCCAGAAGGTTTGCCTATGACTGCAATGTAAGCATAGACTTATCATTAAACAACTAGCGAAAAGCTGCTGTTCTTGTTATCTTTATCAAAAACGACTTACGTAACTTTAATTTGTAGATCATGCTAGCTGGTCCGGATGATAGAGCGGCTCTTGGATCTTAAGAAACTATAAATTTTCGCGGGAGAAGTTGTAATTATACTGACTCTGATGTATCTATAGGTTTTGTAGTAGTGAATATGCTATAGTCTTGATTGCTGTGTGGCTTTTTTCACcaccttctcttttcttctttatctctATCTTGATAGCAAGGCATTGTTTTTTTTACCTGCCTCCATTTGATTGTAATGATTCTTTGGTCCTGGTTTCTTTGTTTTGACAAGTGATTGTAATTGAGCTTCTCACTACTTTGAGTTTGGAATGGCTTCTAATGATTGTCTATGCTCTTCAAATGACAATCCATCTTTGTTTTAGCTGAATAAAAGACTATAGTCATGTTTTTTTGCAAGGCTTTAGTCTCCCGGTAAGAGTGCAACATGTTATGTGTGGGGTTAGACGCacattaaagttttgaatattgCAATAGAGTATTAAATATATTAGCAAAATCTAACTAAAACTGCAATCCTTGTAGTTCTACCAGGATAAACTGCTAaaactttatatttttcattagtttttgtcaaataaataaggaaatattgAAAATGTGCGAATAAGCCTATAGACTAACAATTTATGGTTAATACTCCTAAGATATTTGTCAAATAATAGGATATTGTCAGATTGAGGAAACATGGACAAATTCTTATTGGTTGTGCCATTCTATTTAAACTCATCTTAGATGTTttgtacaaaaataaataaataaataaataaataaataatgataataaatatTTACTTGAGTGAATTTCAAGAAATTGTAGGTCTTTTGAAAAACTTCATTTCCTAATATTTACGTGCGAATTTCATTCTTGGACCTCGTTTATTAATATTGTTACTTTTCCATGCTGTGTCTCAGGAACCTTTTCAATACGGTCCGGATTGCTAGCTCCCGTTCATAGTTTTGCTACAGATGATATACGAGAAATCTTTTTATGGCGGTTCTTCCTTCTAATTACCGGCATATCTATGATTCTTTTCTCCCAAATGAAGCAGCAGGCATCGGTCCGTAAAATGAAATGGTTGTGGCGTGACGTACTCTTGATGAGATAGCTTACTACCTGATTCTTTATACAGTCTGTTTTGACTTAAAATCTATAAATGATGAAGTTATACACCAAATTTATCCAAATATTAGAGAAAAGAAATTGTACCCAAAATTCTAGACAAACCTAGAATAAACTTCTGCGAAGTTCATCATATAAGGTGATCGCACATTCTAAACTTGGTCAAAGTTAGAACAGAATAGCCAATTATTTCAAAGTAGAAATTACTTGGCACTTAAATGAACTTGAGGAGTTAATGCTCGAGAAGTAAATTACTTTCTTTGTCCATTTTAAGTAAATTTTTAGTGCGTACAATGAAAATTATTAAGTACAATGTTTATTTTACTAAATTAGCCACATGTTCGTTGACTATTTAAATACTACTATGAGAAAGTAAGTACTATTAATCACTTTAGAGCTATTAATAGCAAGAATAAAGTTGAAAAACGCAATTAATTTATCttgattttctaaaataataattttaatgcAGTTTTTGGGGTAAAATAACACTTACAATTAGTCAAAGGAAGAATTTGATTCAAAAAAGAATATTATAATCCTAATGCAAAGATCTCATAATGTAGTTTTGCAGGTATGTATCACTATCTATTGAAAtcaaattatcattttcatcTCGACAACTTTGATAGGAAAACTCTTAGCGTTTAGCTTTCGTCTCTTTATCACTTCATTCTCGAAGTCCTTACAAGAAAGATAGTGAAATACACATTCATGCCATATTTGCACAATGCTTCGACTTTAATGGGGTTTTCATCCAGTATTTCAACCACATGTAGACTCTGAACAGAAGTAGAACTAAAGCGTTCCACTCACGGGTCGGCGCTTAGCTCTTTTTTATTTGCTCTGGCGAAGGACGTACTGACGCGCAACgttcaaggggaggtgccgtgtgcatgctatttgcagatgatattgtattgactGACGAGACACGAGAGTCGAGACAGTGTCAAtgcgcaattagaggtatggaggcagaccctggaatctaaaggtttcaagttgagcaggatcaagacggaatacttggagtgtaagttcagtggcgagactcaaggaggggaatgtgaggtgaggctggactcgcaggtcatccctaggagaggaagttttaagtaccttgggtctattattcagggggatggggagattgatgaagatgtcacacatcgtattggggcgggatggatgaaatggagactcacttccggtgttttgtgtgacaaaaaggtaccaccgaaacttaagggtaagttctacaaagtggtggtcagaccaacgacattatatggggttgagtgttggctAGTCAAGATCGGTCATGTCTAGAAGAtaaaggtagcagagatgaggatgttgagatggatgtgcgggcacaccaggttagataggataagaaatgaggttattcgcgacaaggtgagTGTGGCTCCTATTGGGGACAAGATGCGGGAATTatgtggtttggtcatgtgaggaggagtaGCACATACGCTCATGTgatgaggtgtgagaggttgatagtggagggcctacggagaggtagaggtaggccaaagaagaggtggggagaggtgattaggcaagacatggcgcaactttagctaaccgaggacatgacccttgataggaaggtatggaggtcggggattagggtagtagagtaggtagtctagagtgttcataacaataGTATTGGCACgtagtctcgctttctgttggtagtaggtttttatgactaaccgttattttctttcattattgattaccttactatcttgttgttttattctgcttttatatgtgTTTAACCAAAGAATTTGATTCTCAgtcaaagcctatttttagaagtattcgggttactgataatcaagtaATTCAATATTCTCTcagaaataagaaagaaaattagAACAAGAAATGACAAATTGAAAGCACAAGAAAGTAGttatattccaataataattagaGCCTGTCTTTACAAGTGAAATTCCCTCCCCTTATATAGGATTTACAAATATAACATTTCTTCCCTTTTATGATCGAATCATTATTAGcattaatgacattaatgaaACGTTATAATTGGCAACCGTAACTGTTTATGAAGATTTTGTAATGGTTCTGATTCTTCTTCCACATTAATTAGAggttcatgaatcttccctcttTACTGTCTTGATTCATCCTGCCTATTTCTCTTCACTGAGCAATTTAGGCTCGAGCAACCGTACCCTTTTGTCTCGTGAGTGATTTACTCGTACCTGTTGTAAATTGTGAATCTTTTAATGCGACACTCAAGTTGTCATCTTCTTAGTG is drawn from Nicotiana tabacum cultivar K326 chromosome 9, ASM71507v2, whole genome shotgun sequence and contains these coding sequences:
- the LOC107763844 gene encoding stomatal closure-related actin-binding protein 1-like codes for the protein MTRVTRDFGDTMQRDAVPPVSADVIFPSSRFPNYKIGANNQIVEVKEDSTALTMKEVVARETAQLLEQQKRLSVRDLASKFEKGLAAAAKLSDEARLKDAASLEKHVLLKKLRDALEDLRGRVAGKNKDDVEEAIAMVEALAVQLSQREGELIQEKTEVKKLATFLKQASEDAKKLVEEERAYARAEIENARAAVQRVEEALQEYERMSGASGKQDMEELMKEVQEARRIKMLHQPSKVMDMEHELQALRVQLAEKAKYSVQLQKELARKMGEETVSQLYELDGTEALGSFLQIQPCSLASPELSECSIQWFRLACEGGKKEPISGATKLVYAPEPFDVGRVLQAEITYGDQITSVTTASAIDPAAGLGNYVEALVRRHDIEFNVVVVQMNGTDHTSESIHVLHIGRMRMKLRKGKTSVAKEYYSASMQLCGVRGGGNAAAQAAFWQVKTGLSFVLAFETERERNAAIMLARRFAYDCNIMLAGPDDRAALGS